AGGTTGCGCCCGCGCTCTTCAGGGAGCGTTTCGGCATCGAAGGCCCCTTCGTCTTCAACGCAGCCAACGTGGAGCCCCGAAAAAACCAGCTCTCGCTGGTAAGGGCGCTCAAGGGCACGGGCATGAGGCTCGTAATCGCCGGGGGGGTGCGTGACCGCGCCTACTTCGAGGCATGCATGGCCGAGGGCGGGGGGTTCACCGCCTACGTGGGCCGCATCGCCCACGAAGACGACCTGCTCAAGAGCGCCTACGGGGGCTGCGAGCTCTTCGTGCTGCCGAGCCTCCTGGAGACGCCGGGGCTGTCGGCGCTCGAGGCGGCCGCCGCAGGGGCGAGGCTCGTTGTGACGGCCGTGGGGAGCGCAAGGGAGTACTTCGGCGACGAGGCCGTCTACGTGGACCCCTATGACGTGGACGATATAAGAAGAGGGATCGGGGAGGGGCTGGCGAGGGAGCGCGGCGGCGCTCTCAGGCGTCTCGTGACGGAGCGCTACACCTGGGAGAATACGGCCGCCGAGGTCGTCTCGGCCTATGAGGCCGTGCTGGGGCGCCGCCGCGAAGCGGGCGGCGGGGCTGGTGAGGCGGCGTGCTGAGGGAGTTCGTCGGTCCATATCTCGTCTATCCCCTCACCGAGCGCATCGAGGGCAGGCGCATCCGCCCGAAGCTCAGGGTGCTCGAGAGGGAGTGGGCGCTTCCCTTCGAGCAGAGGCTTGCGCTCCGGCGCCGGGCCCTCGGCAGGATCCTCGAGCTTGCGGGCCGCACGGTCCCCTACTACCGGGACCTCTTCAGGGCCAGGGGGTTCGACCCCTCGAAGGTCGAGAAGGACCCGGCCCGGCTCGAGGAGCTCCCGTACCTCACAAAGGAGATAATAGCCGAGCAGGGGGAGAGGCTCATAAGCGGGAACCACCGGCGTGAGGACCTCCACGAACGCAGGACCGGCGGCTCCACCGGCGCTTCCACAGTCGTCTACTATTCGCAGGAGGCGCTGGACTGGACGGCGGCGGCCAACCTCTTCGTGCTGCGCTGGACGGGCAGGGCCCCCCACATGCGCGAGGCCCGCCTGTCGAGCCGTTTTCCCGAGACCTTTCCCCTGCGGGACAGGGTGAGGGAGTGGATAAAGTGCCTGGCGCTCAACAGGGTGAACATAACGACCGACTCCTTTGACGACGACGCCATGGCGCGGCTCTGGGAGGAGCTCAGGGCGGCGAGGCCCTACCTCGTGCAGGGCCATCCGTCGACCTTCTACGCCCTTGCCCGCTACCTCGAGAGGGAGGGGATCGAGGGCGGGGGGGTGCTGGAGGTCTTCGAGTCCACCGGCGAAGTCCTTGACAGGAGGAAACGGCAGGCTATAGAATCGATCCTCGGCTGCCGCGTCTTCGACCGCTACGGCGACGCCGAGTTCGGTGTCGTGGCCTACGAGACGGGCGGCGGCCGGGGACTGAAGGTGCTCGACGCCATGGTCTGGCCCGAGACGGCGCCCGTGGAAGGGGGACGCCCCGGCAAGGACGCGCCGGGGGAAGAGCCGGGGGAAGAGATCGTCCTTACGGGCCTCACGAACGACGCCATGCCCCTTGTGAGGTATCGCACGGGGGACCTCGGCATACTCGAAGAGCGCGGGGACGGCTTCTATCTCGACTCCATAGCGGGCCGTGTGCACGACAGGGTGAGGATCGGCGCCAAAAGCTACCCGACCCACTACATACAGGACGTGCTCGACAGGCTCGGGCGGATCCACGACTTCCAGATCGAGCTCTGCGACGGCGGGGCGCCCCTTCTGCGGCTCGTGGTGCCCGACGAGGCGGCGAGACCGGCCATAGAGGAGCGCATCAGGAAGTGGTGGGGAAGGGCCGTGGAGATCGAGTTCTGCGACTTCGCGGGACTCAGGCGGGTGGGCTGGCGCGGCAAGTTCAGGTACGTGGTCGGCGGCGGGGCGGACGCAGCCTCCCCGCCTTGTCAAGGGGAAGAGGGTATCATGAGGCAAGAGGCAGCGATTGAAACGGACGCCCCGGAAGGGGGTGCAGGCTCCGGCCGCGGGCGGCGGCCCCTGTCCGTCTCCCACTCAAGCGGCTGGTACGCCCCTGAAAACGACGGCGTTCGGGAGTTCCGCTGGTCTTCTCTCGACGCCACCTTCACCATCGACCGGCTGCCGGCTCCCCGGCCTCCCTTCCTGATGATCTACGCCGGCTCGCCGCCGACAGGCTCCCGCCGAAGGCTCACCCTCTCTGGCGAGGGCGGAGAGGCCTCGCTCGAGGTGAAGCCTGGCTGGCGCTGGTACGTCTTCCCCCTCGACGGCACCATCGGGGCCGGCAGGAAGGGGCGCATCGCCGTGGACGTCCCCTTCAGGGCGCCGGGCGACGACAGGACCCTGGGCCTGATGGTCTCGCGCATCGAGTGGTGCGACGACTTCCACATGCTCTTTGTAAACGACGAGATATCATCGGCCGTAAGACCGGACGTGGAGCTCGTCGAGGGATGGCACGGGCTCGAGGACAGCGGCGAGAGGCCTTTCCGCTGGTGCGCCGCCGAGGCGACCGTGAGGATAAACCGTCCGCTCGATGGCTGCAAGCCTTTCGTCGTGGTGCGCGCCGGTCTTCCCGAAGGGTCGGCGCCGAGGCGTATGAGCTTCAGGGGGCGGGCCGGAGAGATGTCCTTCCAGTGCCGGCCGGGCTGGCGCTACTATATCTTTCCCCTGCGGGATGTCATGGGCGGCGACAACCTCGTGACCCTGACGGTCGACGGCGCGCAGGTCGACGGGGCCGACGGGCGCACCCTCGGCGTGATGGTGAGCTCCGTGGAGCTCGCTTCGAGTTACGGCATGCTCCACGTAAACGACGAGGCCTCGGCCGCCGGGCCGCCGGAGGTGGAGCTCCTCGACGGCTGGCGCGCGCTCGAAGAGACCGGCCCGTTCCGCTTCCGCTGGTGCGCCGCCGAGGCGACGGGCCGCATAAACGGCCGGTCCGGCGGGGAGGGAGGGCGTCTCGTCGTGCGCTGCGCGCTTCCCCGTGGAGCCGCTTCGGCCCGCCTCGTCCTCTCCGGCGCCCGCGGGAGCCGCGGTGCGGAACTTCTCGACGGCTGGCGCTTCTATTCCTTCCCCCTCAAAGAGACGGTGGGAGACGACGGCCGCTTCACCCTCACTGTCGATGGCGGCTGCGTCGTCGGAGACGACGGCGCAAGGCTCGGCGTCATGGTCAGCTCCGTCGAGCTCGCCGACGATGGGGCCATGGAGGTCTACGACGAGCGCAGGGAGTTCAAAGACGCCGTCCTCTACGAGCTGCGAACGGAAGAGGGGGTTAAGGGGGCCGTAACCGTCGGCGGCGCGCCGGGCGGAGGGAAGAAGGTCTACCTCGACGTCACCTACGTGGCCGACCCGAGGCGGGGGGGACGCGCGGCCTTCAAGGCCGGGGGCTTCCACTGCTCGCCGAGGGTGCTCGGCGGGGGGCTGCGCTCCTTTTCCATCGAGGTGCCCGGCGCCGCGCTCGCCGAAGACCGCGCGCTGGCCTTCGAGAGCGAAGAGCCCCTTCGAGTGCGCGACATAGTGGTAAGGGCCGACTACTACGACTACATGGGGCTTCGCTCCGGCGAGCACTACGACCGGGAGGCGAGGGAGGCCGAGGCCCGCTCCATGGAGCGGGCCGGGAGGATCGGGCTCTCCATACAGTGGTTCGTCACATGGAAGTGCACGCTCAAGTGCCCCTACTGCTGGCAGGAGATAGAGAAGGGCATATACCGGTCCGAGTCGCTCAACCGCATCCCTCCGCAGCGGTGGGCCGAGGGCTTCAACGCCCTGAGACCCGCCATGCTCTACTTCACGGGGGGCGAGCCCTCGCTCTACAAGCGCCTGCCCGAGCTCGTGAACCTGCTCGACGGGGATATAAGCCTCATGATGACCTCCAACCTCGGCCCCTCCTTCGACGTGGAGAGGTTCGCGTCGGTCGTGCCGGCCGACAGGTTCCACGAACTCACCTTCAGCTTCCACCCCACCCAGCAGGACTACGACGGCTTCTTCGCAAAGCTCGGCTATCTCGCCGAAAAGAAGGTGAAGAACCTGCAGGTGGAGATGGTCCTCTACCCGGAGAACCTGCCCTGGGCCGCCCGGGTGCTCGATGAGTGCCGCAGGCTCGGCGTGGCGCTCCGCTACGACCCCTGCGTGAGCTCGGAGACCGAGCGCATCGACCTCTCGGGGCTCGACAGGGAGGAGGTGAGGGACTGGGTCCGCCGGGCCGTGGAGCACACGGCGACGGTGAAGGAGCTCGACCCGGCCTCGGACAGGGACCGCTACTACGACTTCGACAAGAGCCAGTTCTGGGACGAGTGCGCCGAACCGGACCCCACAGCCCACACCGTAGAGGATGAAGAGCTCCGGTGTGGGGGGGCGGAGGCGGAGAAGCCCCCGGTGGGACGCTTCCCCATATTCTGCCCGGCCGGCATGAGGCGCATAAACGTGGACGGCAACGGAAACGCCTTCGTCTGCATGAGCGCCGTGGGCAGGGGCAAGGTCTTCGGGGCCGAGGCCCTGCCCCACTACGGCTCCATAGGCAACATATTCTCCGAAGACTTCAGGCTCCTCGAGCGTCCCGTCATCTGCTGGGAGTCGTTCCGCTGCTCGGCCTGCGACTTCCAGCTCCTCGACAGGGCCTGGACCGCCATGGCCCCCCGGCTCAAGGGGCTCCCCATACCGGAATGAGCGGCGGCGCGGGAGAGGACGGCATCATGTTCGTACTGCAGGACCTCAAGAGAGCAAGACCCATCGAGTTCGACGGCCACGTCCACTTCACCTGGCTCGGCGAGGAGTCGGTCTTCGACATCGAGTGGCCCGCAGGAGCGGTGACGGGCACCCCCTTCCTCGAACTGCGGCTCGGCTACCCCGAAAAGGACCGGGACAAGCGGATAACGGCCTCCGGCGCGGTCGTGGAGGGCGGAGCGGTCAGCCTGCCCGTGGAGCGCGGATGGACGAGCTACTTCATCCCCCTCAGGGGGGGCAGGGGGGGAGGCGGGGGGCCGGTTACGCTTACGGTGAATAAGCCCCTCGACGCGCCCGGTGACGACCGTTTTCTCGGCGTGATGCTCTCCTACGGCGCCGTCACCGACGATGTGCGGCGCATAGATGAGATACGCCGGGTGAGCCGCGCCGTGAACGAAGGGCTCGATGCCTGCCGGGACGTGGAGCATGAGAGGTGGAACGAAAGGCTCCGGGAGCGCTTCATCGCCGACGGCGACGACTTCTATACCGCCAACGTCCAGCCCTCTCCGACGGCCCGCGTCCTGGAGGACCCGGTGGAGAGCCTCTCGGTGCGCTACAAGCGGGAGCGCTGGATAGCCGGGAAGGTCGAGGGGCCCGGCGTGCTCCTCGACGTGGGCTGCGGCCACGGCGGGCTCACGGCCCTGAAGAAGAAGGGGGTGGACCTCATAGGGCTGGACCTCTCGTTCGAGAACTGCGCGACGGCGAGAGGGCGCGGCTACGACCTCTGCATAAAGGGCTCGGCCGTTGAGCTCCCCCTGAGGGACTCGTCGGTCGACTACCTGGTCTCGCTCGACGTGCTCGGCCACATACCGGCGGAGCTCAAGGGCCGCATGATCGACGAGTTCCACCGCGTGCTGCGGCCCGGCGGCCTCTGTCTCCACCTCATAGAGACCGACAGGTTCGTCCCCTCGGAGATGGACCCGGCCGACTACATGCGCATGGTCGTGGTGGACGGCCACGTGGGCATAGAGGAGAGGGCGAAGAGCGAAGCGCTCTTCGCCGCGCGCTTCGAGATCGTCGAGAGCTTTCTGGTCGGCAACGTCTGCATGTCCCTCGAGCACTGGGTGAGGGCCCACGACCTCTACGGCGCCAACCTGCCGGGCGAGCTCGTCGCCTTCTTCCTCAACGCCTCGGAGCGCGAGCGCCGGTTCTTCGACATCGGCGCGGGCTGGACCTTCTGGAAACTGGTGGACGAGGGCTATGACTCGAAGTCGTCGGGCGGACTGCTCTTCCTTCACGCAAGGAAGCCTTTCGAGGGGTAGGGTGGGGCGGTGCCCGGCAGTGGATGCAGGGAAGACGGCTTGAAGAGAAGGAGCTGCATACTCGCGGCCGCGGTCCTGGGAGTTCTCGCAGCCGCGGCCCTGGCCTTTTCACTGTGGTGGTGCGAGCCGTCGCGCCGGCTCGTCCGCGCCGTAGACCTCCACGCCACGGCCCCGGACGTGCGCTTCGGCGTCTACTTCTATCCCTGGTACGACAAGGGCCGCTGGGCCGTGCCCCGCCGCCACACCCCCCTTCGTGGCGAGTACGACTCGACCGACCCCGGGCTCATAGCCGCCCAGATGGACGAGATACGCTCGGCGGGCTTCGACTACGTAATCATCGAGATGGTCCCGCCCGACGACCACGCCTTCGGGGTGGTGGAGAAGGGCATCGAGGCGGCCGTTGCGAGGCTGCGCGAGATCGGCATGGAGTGGACCTTCCTCATCGACGCGGCCTTCCTGCTCGCCCCGGAGCGGACCGCGAAGATCCACGACATGATGGCATACATCGAAAAGCGGGGCTGGACCGACGGACTGACCGACGGGCCGACCGGCAGGGACCTGCTTCTGGTCTTCGCGCCCGACGCCCACGAGGCCGACCTGCTGCTCGACCGCTACGGCGGGCGCTACGAGCTGCGCTTTCCGAACTTCCATCCCCGCTGGTCCATGGCCGTTGACGAGGAGATCATCATACCGGGCCCGAGGACCGGGCGCCTGAGGGAGAAGGCCCGCACGGGGCGGGTCTCCATATACGAGTATCTCAAGGCCCTCGGTTTCATCGCCTTCTGGACGGAGACGGGGCAGATGCGCCTTTTCGACGGCTTCGTGTCGGTGGTGCCTGGCTATGACGACACGCTCCTGGAGCGCACTCCCCAGGTGGCCCCCATAGTGGGACGGCGCGAGGGACGCACCTACGCCGAACAGCTCGAAAGGGCCATGGCGCTGGGCCCCGAGCACGTGCTCGTCTACAGCTGGAACGAGTACCTCGAGGCCACGGCCATAGAGCCCACAAGGGAGTTCGGCCGTCTCTACGTGGATATGACCCGCCGGTTCATCGAGCGGGTGCGCTCGGCGCGGGCCCAGGCCCACTGAGCGGGCGGGGGTGCAGATGAGGTTGCGGGTCCTCGCCGCCGTCTTCGCCGTCCCCGCCGCGGCGGCTCTCATGCTCTGGTACGCCTGTCCGGAGCGCCGCGTAGCGGCGCTCTTCGATCCGCCCCGGGGCCTGGGGGACGTGAAGGTGGGCATATACTTCTATCCCTGGTACGACGACTCGCGCTGGCGCATCCCCCGCAGGCACACCCCCCTTGCCGGCGAGTACCGCTCTGCCGACGGCTCCGTCATAGCCGGCC
The nucleotide sequence above comes from Deltaproteobacteria bacterium. Encoded proteins:
- a CDS encoding glycosyltransferase, which produces MRVIFNTYPVAFDCPGGGEIQLCSTRSAVEAAGVEVLLYDQWRPRLDDADLVHYFSVQGGSMNFCSHVKRRGLPLVISPIIWLGRDRDSYPLGEIRDLLHLADMILPNSAAEAGLLREFFSLPEEKFTVTHNGVDRSFAAEVAPALFRERFGIEGPFVFNAANVEPRKNQLSLVRALKGTGMRLVIAGGVRDRAYFEACMAEGGGFTAYVGRIAHEDDLLKSAYGGCELFVLPSLLETPGLSALEAAAAGARLVVTAVGSAREYFGDEAVYVDPYDVDDIRRGIGEGLARERGGALRRLVTERYTWENTAAEVVSAYEAVLGRRREAGGGAGEAAC
- a CDS encoding class I SAM-dependent methyltransferase; its protein translation is MSGGAGEDGIMFVLQDLKRARPIEFDGHVHFTWLGEESVFDIEWPAGAVTGTPFLELRLGYPEKDRDKRITASGAVVEGGAVSLPVERGWTSYFIPLRGGRGGGGGPVTLTVNKPLDAPGDDRFLGVMLSYGAVTDDVRRIDEIRRVSRAVNEGLDACRDVEHERWNERLRERFIADGDDFYTANVQPSPTARVLEDPVESLSVRYKRERWIAGKVEGPGVLLDVGCGHGGLTALKKKGVDLIGLDLSFENCATARGRGYDLCIKGSAVELPLRDSSVDYLVSLDVLGHIPAELKGRMIDEFHRVLRPGGLCLHLIETDRFVPSEMDPADYMRMVVVDGHVGIEERAKSEALFAARFEIVESFLVGNVCMSLEHWVRAHDLYGANLPGELVAFFLNASERERRFFDIGAGWTFWKLVDEGYDSKSSGGLLFLHARKPFEG